A window from Candidatus Binatia bacterium encodes these proteins:
- a CDS encoding GTP-binding protein, with product MAKETFKRTKPHVNVGTIGHVDHGKTTLTAAITLVQSKKGLGSFVKF from the coding sequence ATGGCCAAGGAAACCTTCAAACGCACCAAGCCGCACGTCAACGTGGGGACGATCGGTCACGTCGATCACGGCAAGACGACGCTGACGGCGGCGATCACGCTGGTGCAGAGCAAGAAAGGGCTGGGCTCGTTCGTCAAGTTC